In Pseudomonas flavescens, the sequence ATACTCGGTCTGCGACAGGCGCAGCACCAGCTCGCCGCTGCTCTGCAGACGCGCCTGATTGGGTGCATCTGGCAGTTGATAACCCTTGCCCTGCAGATAGGCCGCGCTATCGGTGCCACGCAAGCCGAGCCGTGGCAGATTGCTCAGGTCGATCAGTGCGCAGCGTTGCAGTTGTTCGCTGTCGCTTTGCGAGCCGGCGACGAACAGTCGCTCGCCCAGCAGCGTCAGCGGTGCGTTGCCATACAGGTCGTAGAGAGGGCTGCGTTCGGTATGGTCGCGAATGGTCAGGCTCATGATCACAGCTCCTGGCGTTTGCTTTCAGGGTCGAAGAACGGCAGTTGCACCACCGCGGCCTGGACAATTTCACCGCCTTCCACGCGAATCGGAATCTGCGTGCCGGGCGTAGCCTGATCGGCGCCCGCGTAGGCCATGCCGATGATCGCGCCGACGGTCTCGGAGTATTCGCACGAGGTGACGTTGCCGCTGATGTCCGGGCCCTTGAGCACCAGATGGCCTTCCAGCGGTTTGGTGCTGCCCCTGGGCAGGGTGAAGCCCACCAGCTTGCGTTTGAGGGGCTGCGCTTCGAGGATCTCGATGCTGCGTTTGCCAACGAAGAAGGGCTTCTTGCGGCCGATGGCCCAGCCCATGTCGATCTCCGCAGGGTGGGTCATGCCATCGGTGTCCTGGCTGATGATCACGTGGCCTTTTTCCAGGCGCAGCAGGCGCTGGGTTTCCACCCCGAACGGGCGGATGCCCTCGGCCTTGCCGGCCTCCATCAGCGCATCCCAGAGGTGCTCGCCGAAGCGCGCCGGCACGTGGATCTCGTAACCCAGCTCGCCGACGAAACCGACCCGCAGCAGCCGCGCCGGCACCCCGGCAACGCTGCCCTCACGCACGCCGAGATAGGGGAAGCCCTCAGCGCCAAGGTCGACATCGCTGCAGAGCTTTTCCAGTACCTGGCGCGACAGCGGCCCGGCCAGGTTGACCGCGGCGAAGGCGGCACTGACGTTGGCGATGTCGACGTTCAGGCGCCACTGCGCATTCCACTTGAGCATGCTGCGGTAGACGCGATCCACGCCGCTGGTGGTCGCCGATACGTAGAAGTGCTGCTCGGCCAGGCGGCAGGCCACCCCGTCATCGATCACCACGCCATCCTCGGCGGTCATCAGCGCGTAGCGGGTACGGCCGACGGCGAGCTTCTTGAAACCGAAGGTATACATGCGTTCCAGCAGCTCGGCGGCATCCGGCCCGCGGATGTCGAGGCCGCCCAGGGTGGACACGTCGATCAGGCCGACCTTCTCACGCACATGGCGGGCCTCGGCCTGCATGCAGGCTTCACGATCTTCGGCCTTGCCGTAGAACGCCGGGCGCTGCCAGACGCCTGCCGGCATCAGCCTGGCGCCGAGCTCGACATGACGGCGGTGCATGGCGGTCTGGCGATAGGGGTCGAAGCCGCGGCCGGCGATGTGCGCGAGCTTCTCCGCCGAGAAGGGCGGGCGCGCCGTGGTCACGCCGGTTTCGCTGACGCTGCGGCCGGTGGCATCGGCGACCAGGCGCGCCGTGGGCAGCGCCGAGTGACGTCCCTGGGACGGCCCCATGCCGACGGTGGAGAAGCGCTTGACCAGTTGCACGTCGCGGTAGCCGTGACGGGTGGCGTTGACGATATCGCGGATCTGCAGGTCTTCGTCGAAGTCGACGAATTCCTTGCCCTGGGGGTGGGCGAAGATCGGCCAGGGGAAGTTGACCCGGCTGTCGTCCTTGTCCGCGCCGTCTCCCGGAGCGCCGCCCAGATCGAGGTCGACGAGGGCTTCGCTGGCGGCGCGCTGACCGTCGGCGATTACCCGCTGCAGGTCGTGGCGGCCGTTCACCGAGCCGGCTACGCGGAGCATCTTCGGCAGGTTATGGATCGAGAACGCCGCATGTTCGTCGGCGTAACGCAGGCTGCCGCCGGCCTGGCAGAGCAACTGGTAGACCGGCATGTAACCGGCGGACATGCACAACAGGTCGCAATCGATCCGCGTGCTGGCCTCGGCCACCTTGCCTCGAGCGCTGATACGCCTGACGTCGACAGCGCTGATGTGGCGCGCGTGCTTGTCGGCGAGCGCTTCATACACGGTGTGTCCGGCGTGGCAGGGAATGCCCTTGGCTTGCACCGCAGTGACCAGGCCGGGCGTATCGATACGCTCGCGCATGTCGACCACCGCGGCGACCTCCACACCCGCGTCAAACAGATCGAGGGCGGCCAGGTAGCCGTCATCGTTGCCGGTCAGTACCACCGCGCGCTTGCCCGGTTTCACCGCGTACAGGCGCATCAGACGCTGGGCGGCACTGGTCAGCATTACCCCCGGCAGGTCGTTGTTGCGGAAGATCACCGGCTGGTCGAAGGAGCCGCTGGCGATGATGCACTGCCTGGCGCGCACCTTGTACAGGCGGTTGCCCTGGATCACCGGCAGGTAGTTGTCGGCGAACCAGGCGTTGCACAGGGCGTGGTCGAGCACGCGGATATTGGCATGGCCCTTCACCGCACTGACCAGTTCTTCGCGCAGGCCCATGGCGGCATTGGCGTCGAGGCCGAAGCGGGCGTAGGTCAGCGAGCCGCCGAGTACCGGGCTCTGTTCGATCAGCAGTACCTTGGCACCGCCGTTGGCCGCGTGCAGGGCGGCGGACAGGCCCGCTGGGCCGGAGCCGATCACTGCCAGGTCGCAGAACAGGTAGGCCTTGTCGTGATAGGTCGGCTCGAACCCGAGGTCGAGCACGCCGAGGCCGGCCTTCTTGCGGATCAGCGGTTCCCAGCGCTTCCACATGCCCTTGGGCTTGTAGAACGCGCGGTAGTAGAAACCTACCGGCATGAACTTGGAGAACTTGCCGAGAATCGCGTCGCGGTCCTTCTCCAGGCTGCCATTGACGTTCTGTGGGGTGACGCTGATACCGGCAGCGAGCGGGTAGTCGTCCGCCAGCACGTTGGGTTCGTCCGGCAGTTGCACCAGGGTGTTGGCATCCTGGCCGGCCATGGTCAGCGGGCCGCGGGGGCGGTGGTACTTGAACGAGCGCGACAGCAGCCAGCGGCCATCGCCAGCCAGGGCGCTGGCGACGGTATCGCCGGCAAAGCCCTGGCACGAGCGGCCGTCGAAGCTGAAGGTCAGTGGTCTGTTGCGGTCGATCAACAACCCCATGGGAGCGGGCAGGCGGTTCATTGGGCGGCCTCCGGTGCGGCGAAATCGACACGCTGGTCGAACAGTTCACGAGGGTCGAAGGTACGCAGGATCTCGTCGCTGCCGGTGTGGCGCTCGGCCAGGAACCAGTAGCTCGACGGCGTGTGCATCCACCATTCGGTGACCACACCGAGCAGGTTCTCGCTGTTGAACACGTAGTCGGCCCATTGCGCGACGCTGCAGGTCGTCGGGTCGGGCATGTGCTTGAGTTCGCCGCCGTAGGTGAATTCGCTGATGTTGCGCGGCCCGTTGAGCGGGCAAGTCATGATCTTCATTGGCTGTAACCCGTCAGTGGCTGGCCGCCGTGGCGCCCATTTCGTTGACCTGCTGGAAGCGGCTGAAGCGATCCAGGCCGAACGGTGCGATCAGCTCCGGCACTTTGCCGCCGCTGGCGACCAGCTCGGCCATGGTCTTGCCGCAGATCGGCGTGGCCTTGAACCCCCAGGTTCCCCAGCCGGCATCCAGGTAGTAACCGTCGATGGGCGACAGGCCCATGATCGGGCTGTAGTCCGGGGTCATGTCGGTGATGCCGGCCCACTGGCGCATCAGCTTGGCGTTGGCCATGAAGGGGAACATTTCCACTGCCGAGGCCAGCAGGCTTTCCTTGAGGTCCAGGGTCGATCGGGTGTTGTACAGCGGGTAGGGGTCGGAACCTCCGCCAAAGACGATCTCGCCACGGCTGGTCTGCTGCACGTAGCAATGCAGGGCCGAGGAGCTCACCAGCGGATCGAGGAACGGCTTGAACGGCTGCGTGACCATCGCCTGCAGCGGATAGGTGTGGATCGGCGCCTTGATATTCAGCTTGTTCATCAGCAGCGAGCTGGTACCGGCCACCGCCTGAACCACGCAGCCGCACTGAATGGTGCCGCGATTGGTCTTCACCGCGCGAATGCGCCCGGCCTCGACGACGAAGTCCTGTACCTCGGTGAGCTGGTGAATTTCCACCCCACGCTTGGCTGCGCCCTTGGCGTAGCCCCAGGCCACGGCGTCGTGGCGCGCGGTGCCGCCGTCGATGTGCCAGAGGCCGGCGAGCACCGGAATATGGCCGGGATCCAGATTCAGGCTCGGCACCAGCTCGCGGATCTGCTGGCGATCGATCATCTCGGTACGCCCGCCGAAGTGCTTGTTCACTTCGGCGCGCTGGCGGAACGCCCGCACGCTGGCGTCGGTGTGGGCCAGAGTGAGCTGGCCACGGCCGGAGTACATGATGTTGAAGTCGAACTCGTTGGAGAGGTTTTCGAACATCCGTACCGACTCGATGTAGAACTTCACACCCTCGCTGGTCAGGTAGTTGGAGCGGATCACCGCGGTGTTGCGCGCGGTGTTGCCACCCCCCAGGTAGCCTTTCTCCAGCACCGCGATATTGCTGATGCCGTGGTACCGCGACAGGTAGTAGGCGGTGGCCAGGCCATGCCCGCCGGCGCCGATGATGACCACGTCGTAGGAGGACTTGAGTTCCTTCGGTGCGGGCAGGTCGACCTCGACGGGATACTCCGACGACAGGCCGTATTTGAGCAGCGAGAAAGGCATCAGCGAGCCTCCTGAATGGCCTGGCCGGTCTGCTGACGGGCGGCGAGGACGGTGTTGTGCATCAACATGGCGATGGTCATGGGGCCGACTCCACCGGGTACCGGGGTGATGGCCGCGGCCACGGGCTGCACGGCAGCGAAATCCACATCCCCGACCAGGCGGCTTCTGCCGTTTTCTTCGATGCGGTTGATGCCGACGTCGATCACCACGGCTCCGGGCTTTATCCAGCTGGCGCCGATCATTCCCGGGCGGCCGACGGCGGCGATCACGATGTCGGCCTGGCTGCACAGCTTCTGCGGCTCGATGCTGCGCGAGTGCACCACGCTGACGCTGCAGTTGGCCGCCAGCAGCAGCGCGGCCATTGGCTTGCCGACGATGTTCGAGCGGCCGACCACCACGGCGTGCTTGCCGGAAAGGTCGCCCAGAGTGTCACGCAGCAGACGCATGCAGCCGGCTGGCGTGCAGGGTGTCAGCACCGGTCGGCCCTGGCTCAGGCCGCCAACGTTCTCGCTATGGAAACCGTCGACATCCTTGCCAGGGTCGATGGCTTGCAGCACGCGCACTTCGTCGATGTGTGTCGGCAGTGGCAACTGCACCAGAATGCCGTGCACGGCCGGGTCGACGTTCAGCGCGCCGACCACGTCCAGCACCTCGGCGACACTGGCTTCGGCCGGCAGGCGATATTCGAGCGAGCGAATGCCGACTTCACCGGCGCGCAGCACCTTGTTGCGCACGTAGACGTGGCTGGCCGGATCGTCACCGACCAGCACCACGGCCAGCGCCGGCTCGATGCCCTGAGCGTGCAATTGCTCGACCTCTGCCTGTACGTCGGCGAGTACGCGGGCGGCCGCGGCCTTGCCGTCGATCAACGGGCTCATCGGAAGATCACCGTGCGGTCGCCATTGAGGAACACGCGGTGCTCGATGTGATATTTCACCGCTCGCGACAGCGCCACCGTTTCCGTATCGCGGCCAATGGCGACCAGGTCGTCAGGCCTCAGGGCGTGATCCACGCGCTGCACTTCCTGCTCGATGATCGGGCCCTCGTCGAGATCCGAGGTGACGTAGTGGGCGGTGGCGCCGATCAGCTTCACGCCGCGTTCGAACGCCTGGTGGTAAGGCTTGGCACCCTTGAAGCCGGGCAGGAAGGAGTGATGGATGTTGATCGCCCGGCCAGCCAGCTGCTTGCACAAATTGTTGGAAAGAATCTGCATGTAGCGCGCCAGCACCACCAGATCGGTGCCGGTTTCATCGACGATCTTCATCAGCTCGGCTTCCTGCCCGGTCTTGGTGTCCTTGGTCACCGGCAGGTAGATGAAGCGGATGCCCTCGCGCTCGGCCATGGGACGCAGGTCGAGGTGGTTGGAGACGATGGCGGTGATCTCCATGTTCAGCTCGCCCTTCTGGTGGCGATAGAGCAGGTCGGCCAGGCAATGATCGAACTTGCTGACCATCAGCAGCACGCGCATGGGTTTGCGGGTGCTGAACAGACCCCAGGTCATGTCGAAGGCGCCCGCCACCGCGGCAAAGCCTTCCTCGATCTTCGCCAGGTCATCGGTCACGCCGGTGTTGAAACGGAATACCGCGCGCATGAAGAAGGTGCTGCTGACCTCGTCGTCGAATTGCGACATCTCGCTGATGTAGCACTGATGTTCGGCGAGAAAGGACGCCACCGCGGCGACGATGCCCGACGTGGCCGGGCAACTGATCTTGATCACGTACTGATTCTGGGCGTGCTGCATGTCGGATCCTCTGAAGGGGCGGCGGCAGGGAATTCTTCATGGGTGAATGCGCGGTTCGTCTGTGAAAATATTTTCTTGTGACGAATCTAATTTTCTTGATGGTGATTTTTATAAGCGAATGTTTTGTTCGTGTCCATGCCTGTGGGGAATTTATTTATCCCCACAGGAATTTATAGGATGTGGTCGCGAGGATAATGGCGAGGACGTCATCGCCGTTCCCGGCGGCAGTCCGCAGCCAGGTCGCGGGTTCGTCTCTGAGGCGAGAAAACGGAAAGAGGTATGACGCCACCAGCCAGCTCTGTTCGACCTGGAGGGCGCGCTGTAAGAAGGGCGTTGAGTGCGACGTGAGCTGTTTAAAGGCGATAGCGGACCTTCGGTTTGGTGGGCTGAAGCCCACCCTACAGCCGCGCATCTAGCCGTAGGGTGGGCTTTAGCCCACCAATTGTCCCCCGACTACGAAAGGCTGCTATCGCCACATAGCCGCCGAATGAACCCGGCCTTCACTCCTTGCCGTAGTTCATGATCGACAGCAGGCGGATCGGCACCTGCACCAGCTGTTCCGGGCCGTGGGGAACTTCAGCGTCGAAGGTCAGGCTGTCGCCGGCCTGCATGGGGTAGAGCTGGTTGCCGTGGCGATAGACCAGTTCACCTTCGAGCAGGTGCAGGAACTCGGTGCCCGGGTGAGAGAAGGTGGGAAACTCCTCGCTGGCATCGTCCATGCTGACCATATAGGCCTCGAAGCTCTTCTTCGGCCCGCGGGTATGGTTCAGCAGGTGGTAGGTGTGACCTTTCTCGGTACCACGACGCACTACTTCCAGGCCTTCGTCGGCCTTCACCAGCAGCGCGCCGCTGCCCTGCTGGTCGTATTGGCTGAACAGTTTGGACATCGGCATGCCCAGCACATCGCACAGTCGACTCAGGGTATCGAGGCTGGTGGATACCTGAGCGTTCTCGATCTTGCTGAGCATGCCCTGGCTGATGCCGGCGATGCGCGCGACTTCGGCGATCTTCAGTTCCTGAGCCTGGCGCTGACGGCGGATCTGCATGCCGAGGTATTGCTCCAGTTTCAGACGGGGCGGCGTTTCTGTTGATTTGCTCATGCAGGGCCATTTTCTAATTATGAATAATAAATTCGCACCAGGAATGATCAGGCTGCTTCGCAACGGTGCACGCCGGGCGGTGTGAGATTCCTGCTATGAAAGCATTTTTCCTCTGTGGATAGAAGAAAACCCGCACGGCAGCTGGGTCGCGCGTGATGTGCTCAAGATTGGCAAGTTGATTGCATTCTTATTGGGAAAGTTAATTTCCTAATCGGAATAATCATAGAGTCGACAGGAGGCACATGATGTTGCCAAGTGAAACCCAGCAGATCATCGAGAAACATGCGATCAAGTATGTGCTTGCCCAGTTCGTGGATATCCACGGCTCGGCCAAGACCAAGTCGGTGCCGGTGTCGGGCCTCGAAGCGGTGGCGGAAGCTGGGGCAGGGTTCGCTGGCTTCGCCATCTGCGGCATGGGTATGGAGCCCCATGGGCCTGACTTCATGGCCAAAGGCGACCTGTCGACCTTGATTCCCGTGCCGTGGCAGCCGGGTTACGGCCGGGTGGTGTGCATCGGGCACGTCGATGGCGAGCCCTGGCCTTACGACAGCCGCTATGTTCTGCAGCAGCAGGTGGAGCGCCTCGAGGCGCGCGGCTGGACGCTCAATACCGGCCTGGAACCCGAGTTCAACCTGATGCGCCGTGACGCCAACGGCACCCTGCAGTTGGTCGACGCCAGCGATAACCTCGACAAGCCATGCTACGACTACAAAGGCTTGTCGCGCTCTCGCGAGTTTCTGGAAAAGCTGACGGAGGCGCTGCAGCCGGTCGGCTTCGACATCTATCAGATCGACCACGAAGACGCCAACGGCCAGTTCGAGATCAATTACACCTACAGCGACGCCATGGAGTCGGCTGACCGCTTCACCTTCTTCCGCATGGCGGCCGGCGAAATCGCCAACGATCTGGGCATGATCTGCTCGTTCATGCCCAAACCGGATCCGAAGCGCGCGGGCAACGGCATGCACTTCCACCTTTCCATCGCCAGTGCCGAGAGCAAGAACCTGTTCTTCGATGCCAGCGACAAGAACGGCATGGGCCTGTCGAAACTCGCTTATCACTTCGCCGCCGGCTTGCTGGCTCACGGCCCGGCGCTGTGCGCCTTCGCCGCGCCGACGGTGAATTCCTACAAACGTCTGGTGGTCGGCAACTCGTTGTCCGGCGCCACCTGGGCGCCGGCCTTCATCGCCTTTGGTGCCAACAACCGCTCGGCGATGGTGCGTGTGCCCTATGGTCGCCTGGAATTCCGCCTGCCGGATGCCGGCTGCAATCCTTATCTGGTCAGCGCCGCGATCATCGCTGCCGGGCTGGACGGTATCGACCGGCAACTGATGCCCGATCAGATCTGTAACGAAAACCTCTACTCGCTCGGCCTGGAAGCCATTGCCGCGAGAGGCATCAAGACCCTGCCGCAGTCGCTCAAGGAAGCCTGCGATGCGCTGGAGGCCGACCCGCTGTTTGCCGAAGTCATGGGCAAGGAGATCGTCGGTGAGTTCATCAAGCTCAAGCGCATGGAGTGGGTGGAATACAGCCGCCACGTCTCCGACTGGGAGATCAAGCGCTACACCGAATTCTTCTGATCCGACCTTCTCTTCAACCGTTTCCGGCGCCCGTCCGTGGGTAGGGCGCCTTCTGCCCAGGAGTTTTTAGCTATGTGTGGAATCGTGGGGCTTTACCTGAAAAATCCGCAGCTGGAAGCGCAGCTCGGCAAGCTGTTCGAACCGATGCTCGAGGCCATGACCGACCGCGGCCCGGACAGCGCCGGCTTCGCCATCTATGGCGATGAAGTGGCCGATGGCTGGGTCAAGCTGACCCTGCAGGCCACCACGGAGGGCTACGACTTCACCGCCCTGGTGAGCGCCGTGAAGGAAAAGCTCGGTGCCGAGCTGGACTGGTTTCAGAACGCCAGCGCCATCGTGCTCAAGATCAAGGCCGAAGAAGCCACCGTACGCGCTGTGTTGAACGAGCTGGCGCCGACCGTGCGCATCATGAGTGCCGGGCAGAGCATCGAGATCCTCAAGGGCATGGGCTTGCCCAGAGAAATTTCCGAGCGCTTCGGCCTGGCTTCGATGAAGGGCAGCCACATCATCGGCCACACCCGCATGGCCACCGAAAGTGCCGTGACCATGGAGGGCAGCCACCCGTTCTCGACCGGTGCCGACCTGTGCCTGGTGCATAACGGCTCGCTGTCCAACCACTTCCGCCTGCGTCAGGAACTGCGCCGCGAAGGCATTCATTTCGAAACCGAGAACGATACCGAGGTCGCTGCCGGTTACCTGGCCTGGCGTCTGCAGCAGGGTGACTCCCTGAAACAGGCCCTGGACAACTCACTGGAGGCCCTCGACGGCTTCTTCACCTTCGCCATCGGCACCCGCAACGGCTTTGCGGTGATCCGCGACCCGATCGCCTGCAAGCCGGCGATCCTCGCCGAGACCGATGACTACGTCGCCATGGCCTCCGAATACCAGGCGCTGTCCAGCCTGCCGGGTATCGACAAGGCCAGGGTCTGGGAACCGGTTCCCGCCACTATGTACATCTGGGAACGCGAGTCGGCCTAAGGAGCACGCAGCATGAAAACCATCGATCTATCCGTAGCAACCGTGCGTGACCTCAACCAGGCGCTGCATGACCAGGTCAACAATGTGCAGGACCGCGAGTGGGTGGTCACCCACGCCAATGGCGCGCATAACCTCGCCGTCGGCGTCAACGAAGCGGTGTCCATCGATATCCAGGGGCATGCCGGCTACTACTGCGCGGGCATGAACCAGAAAGCCTCGATCACCGTACACGGCAACGTCGGTGTGGGCTGCGCCGAGAACATGATGAGCGGCTATGTACGTGTCAAAGGCAGCGCTTCCCAGGCCGCCGGTGCGACGGCTCATGGCGGCCTGCTGGTGATCGAGGGCGATGCCGGCGCACGTTGCGGCATTTCCATGAAGGGCATCGACATCGTGGTCGGCGGCAGCATTGGCCACATGAGCTGCTTCATGGGCCAGGCCGGGCGCTTGGTCGTATGTGGTGATGCTGGCGATGCGCTGGGCGATTCGTTGTACGAGACCAAGATTTTCGTCAAAGGCAGCGTGGAATCGCTGGGCTCCGACTGCATCGAGAAAGAGATGCGCCCGGAGCACCTGGAAGAGCTGCAAGCGCTGCTCAATCGCGCCGGCTTCAAGGAAAACGCCGCCGATTTCAAACGCTACGGCTCGGCTCGCCAGCTGTACAACTTCAAAGTCGATAACGCCAGCGCGTACTGATCAGGAGCCTCATCATGAGC encodes:
- a CDS encoding class II glutamine amidotransferase, translated to MCGIVGLYLKNPQLEAQLGKLFEPMLEAMTDRGPDSAGFAIYGDEVADGWVKLTLQATTEGYDFTALVSAVKEKLGAELDWFQNASAIVLKIKAEEATVRAVLNELAPTVRIMSAGQSIEILKGMGLPREISERFGLASMKGSHIIGHTRMATESAVTMEGSHPFSTGADLCLVHNGSLSNHFRLRQELRREGIHFETENDTEVAAGYLAWRLQQGDSLKQALDNSLEALDGFFTFAIGTRNGFAVIRDPIACKPAILAETDDYVAMASEYQALSSLPGIDKARVWEPVPATMYIWERESA
- a CDS encoding helix-turn-helix domain-containing protein, with translation MSKSTETPPRLKLEQYLGMQIRRQRQAQELKIAEVARIAGISQGMLSKIENAQVSTSLDTLSRLCDVLGMPMSKLFSQYDQQGSGALLVKADEGLEVVRRGTEKGHTYHLLNHTRGPKKSFEAYMVSMDDASEEFPTFSHPGTEFLHLLEGELVYRHGNQLYPMQAGDSLTFDAEVPHGPEQLVQVPIRLLSIMNYGKE
- the glnT gene encoding type III glutamate--ammonia ligase, with protein sequence MLPSETQQIIEKHAIKYVLAQFVDIHGSAKTKSVPVSGLEAVAEAGAGFAGFAICGMGMEPHGPDFMAKGDLSTLIPVPWQPGYGRVVCIGHVDGEPWPYDSRYVLQQQVERLEARGWTLNTGLEPEFNLMRRDANGTLQLVDASDNLDKPCYDYKGLSRSREFLEKLTEALQPVGFDIYQIDHEDANGQFEINYTYSDAMESADRFTFFRMAAGEIANDLGMICSFMPKPDPKRAGNGMHFHLSIASAESKNLFFDASDKNGMGLSKLAYHFAAGLLAHGPALCAFAAPTVNSYKRLVVGNSLSGATWAPAFIAFGANNRSAMVRVPYGRLEFRLPDAGCNPYLVSAAIIAAGLDGIDRQLMPDQICNENLYSLGLEAIAARGIKTLPQSLKEACDALEADPLFAEVMGKEIVGEFIKLKRMEWVEYSRHVSDWEIKRYTEFF
- the folD gene encoding bifunctional methylenetetrahydrofolate dehydrogenase/methenyltetrahydrofolate cyclohydrolase FolD yields the protein MSPLIDGKAAAARVLADVQAEVEQLHAQGIEPALAVVLVGDDPASHVYVRNKVLRAGEVGIRSLEYRLPAEASVAEVLDVVGALNVDPAVHGILVQLPLPTHIDEVRVLQAIDPGKDVDGFHSENVGGLSQGRPVLTPCTPAGCMRLLRDTLGDLSGKHAVVVGRSNIVGKPMAALLLAANCSVSVVHSRSIEPQKLCSQADIVIAAVGRPGMIGASWIKPGAVVIDVGINRIEENGRSRLVGDVDFAAVQPVAAAITPVPGGVGPMTIAMLMHNTVLAARQQTGQAIQEAR
- a CDS encoding FAD-dependent oxidoreductase, with product MPFSLLKYGLSSEYPVEVDLPAPKELKSSYDVVIIGAGGHGLATAYYLSRYHGISNIAVLEKGYLGGGNTARNTAVIRSNYLTSEGVKFYIESVRMFENLSNEFDFNIMYSGRGQLTLAHTDASVRAFRQRAEVNKHFGGRTEMIDRQQIRELVPSLNLDPGHIPVLAGLWHIDGGTARHDAVAWGYAKGAAKRGVEIHQLTEVQDFVVEAGRIRAVKTNRGTIQCGCVVQAVAGTSSLLMNKLNIKAPIHTYPLQAMVTQPFKPFLDPLVSSSALHCYVQQTSRGEIVFGGGSDPYPLYNTRSTLDLKESLLASAVEMFPFMANAKLMRQWAGITDMTPDYSPIMGLSPIDGYYLDAGWGTWGFKATPICGKTMAELVASGGKVPELIAPFGLDRFSRFQQVNEMGATAASH
- a CDS encoding sarcosine oxidase subunit delta, with the protein product MKIMTCPLNGPRNISEFTYGGELKHMPDPTTCSVAQWADYVFNSENLLGVVTEWWMHTPSSYWFLAERHTGSDEILRTFDPRELFDQRVDFAAPEAAQ
- a CDS encoding 2Fe-2S iron-sulfur cluster-binding protein; protein product: MNRLPAPMGLLIDRNRPLTFSFDGRSCQGFAGDTVASALAGDGRWLLSRSFKYHRPRGPLTMAGQDANTLVQLPDEPNVLADDYPLAAGISVTPQNVNGSLEKDRDAILGKFSKFMPVGFYYRAFYKPKGMWKRWEPLIRKKAGLGVLDLGFEPTYHDKAYLFCDLAVIGSGPAGLSAALHAANGGAKVLLIEQSPVLGGSLTYARFGLDANAAMGLREELVSAVKGHANIRVLDHALCNAWFADNYLPVIQGNRLYKVRARQCIIASGSFDQPVIFRNNDLPGVMLTSAAQRLMRLYAVKPGKRAVVLTGNDDGYLAALDLFDAGVEVAAVVDMRERIDTPGLVTAVQAKGIPCHAGHTVYEALADKHARHISAVDVRRISARGKVAEASTRIDCDLLCMSAGYMPVYQLLCQAGGSLRYADEHAAFSIHNLPKMLRVAGSVNGRHDLQRVIADGQRAASEALVDLDLGGAPGDGADKDDSRVNFPWPIFAHPQGKEFVDFDEDLQIRDIVNATRHGYRDVQLVKRFSTVGMGPSQGRHSALPTARLVADATGRSVSETGVTTARPPFSAEKLAHIAGRGFDPYRQTAMHRRHVELGARLMPAGVWQRPAFYGKAEDREACMQAEARHVREKVGLIDVSTLGGLDIRGPDAAELLERMYTFGFKKLAVGRTRYALMTAEDGVVIDDGVACRLAEQHFYVSATTSGVDRVYRSMLKWNAQWRLNVDIANVSAAFAAVNLAGPLSRQVLEKLCSDVDLGAEGFPYLGVREGSVAGVPARLLRVGFVGELGYEIHVPARFGEHLWDALMEAGKAEGIRPFGVETQRLLRLEKGHVIISQDTDGMTHPAEIDMGWAIGRKKPFFVGKRSIEILEAQPLKRKLVGFTLPRGSTKPLEGHLVLKGPDISGNVTSCEYSETVGAIIGMAYAGADQATPGTQIPIRVEGGEIVQAAVVQLPFFDPESKRQEL
- the purU gene encoding formyltetrahydrofolate deformylase: MQHAQNQYVIKISCPATSGIVAAVASFLAEHQCYISEMSQFDDEVSSTFFMRAVFRFNTGVTDDLAKIEEGFAAVAGAFDMTWGLFSTRKPMRVLLMVSKFDHCLADLLYRHQKGELNMEITAIVSNHLDLRPMAEREGIRFIYLPVTKDTKTGQEAELMKIVDETGTDLVVLARYMQILSNNLCKQLAGRAINIHHSFLPGFKGAKPYHQAFERGVKLIGATAHYVTSDLDEGPIIEQEVQRVDHALRPDDLVAIGRDTETVALSRAVKYHIEHRVFLNGDRTVIFR
- a CDS encoding protein glxC, which codes for MKTIDLSVATVRDLNQALHDQVNNVQDREWVVTHANGAHNLAVGVNEAVSIDIQGHAGYYCAGMNQKASITVHGNVGVGCAENMMSGYVRVKGSASQAAGATAHGGLLVIEGDAGARCGISMKGIDIVVGGSIGHMSCFMGQAGRLVVCGDAGDALGDSLYETKIFVKGSVESLGSDCIEKEMRPEHLEELQALLNRAGFKENAADFKRYGSARQLYNFKVDNASAY